The window GTTAGTTTAGTCTCGGCCACCTTTCTGTCTacttcatttatatatatatatatacggctaaatataatataatataattttacTAATCgtgatttttatttaacttcAGCTGTCAGATTTGGACGTATCCCAAAACGGGAGAAGCAGAGGATGCTGCTTGAGATGCAGAACGCTATGAACAACATGATGAGTAACAACAGCCAGCTGCACAGCATGCTGCATGGTCACCAGAGCCCCTCGCTGCCCATGGAGGCCATGACCAGCGACTCCAGCTCCTCtagctcctcttcctcctgctctgctTCCGATTCCCCCTCAAGCTCAAGCCCCTCCTCCCCTCAGTGCCCCCAGGACTCAGAATCTGTCGTTTCCATGGACACCAACTCCAGCTCTGCCTCGTCCTGCGGGTCAGACAGCGGCGAGGATGAATCGGTTGTCACTGTGAACAGGCGGCACCATAATGCCTTTGCGTATAAGCAGGAGAGGTCACTGAGGCAGGACCAGGCCTCACCGTCGCCAGTCGCCCTGGAGACGGGATGCGAGAGCCGcatggaggagcagcaggagagctGGAACAGCTGGAACAACAGTGCGGCCGGGAGAGGTTTCCAGCATTGCTCATACAGCAATAGCCAACACGTCACCAACTCTGTTTACAGGGAGGAGAGTGAAGTCTACCAGCAGCagcctcagcagcagctcaacagCACCCCTAGCTGTGAGCCATCAGAAGACAGCCAATTTAACACACAAACTGCCTCCAGTGGTTACAATGGACCAACACACTGTGTCAACAACAGGGCACACTTGGTGagtttatttatcttatttacttCTTAAAAttcacatcatttttaaaaactattcaGAGCGACAGTTTGGATCCCCCTCCCTTATTGACCTCCTGTCTTGATGTTTTCCAGGTCTGTCCCATGAACACATCCCCCTACGTGGACCCCACCAAGCCGAGCCAGGAGATCTGGGAGGAGTTCTCCATGAGCTTCACCCCCGCTGTGCGGGAGGTCGTCGACTTCGCCAAGAGGATCCCGGGCTTCCGTGACCTCTCAGAGCACGACCAAGTCAGCCTGCTGAAAGCTGGAACTTTCGAGGTTAGAGGGCAAACAAgcgaaaacacaaacacagcttgtTATTTTGTGCTGGCTCCGAAGTCAAACATGGTGGCCTATTCAAACACTGAGGCTTTCTTAAACAAAGCAGACgatcctctctgtgtttgctgactaatatttgctctgataacagTTGGAAATGGAAATTTAAAAGACTTAATAAATTATAAATGGGTGTGATTGAGACTGTTCAATATTAGTTTCTTCTGGGAAAAGCTGAAGTACACACAATGTAGCTGGTTGGATTTAGAATATTCTCCACATTTTGCTTCAACACAGATTTATCCAAGAATTAAAACTCATAAGCTAACAAaccattttcttgtttttattttccaggtGCTGATGGTCCGATTCGCCTCTCTGTTCAACATGGTCGAGCGGACGGTGACCTTCCTTAGTGGCAAACGTTACAACCTCAATACGCTACGGTCGCTGGGTGCTGGCGAGCTGCTCAACTCCATGTGCGAGTTCAGCGAGAAACTGGCCGGGCTGCGTCTCGACTCGGACGAAATGAGCCTCTTCACGGCCGTGGTGCTCGTCTCAGCCGGTAAGAGGACTTCAGTGGGAATATTTGCTGATTTTAGGCTAAAAATGAAACAGTTGAGCACATGGTATCTGACCCAAGTACTTAAAAAACATTAATGTTAGAGCTGATAGGAAAGTGTCTCTCAGGaatttgaaagccttgttctgtCTTCAAAAATTAACCCTTTCTCTTCCCTTGTCTTGGCTCAGACCGCTCAGGTATCCAGGACTTGAACTCAGTGGAGGCCCTGCAGGACAAACTGATCCGCGGCCTGCGAAACCTTGTGATGCAGAACCACGGCGAGGAGTCGGCCACCACTTTCACCAAGCTGCTGCTcaagctgccagagctgcgtTCACTCAACAACATGCACTCAGAGGAACTGCTCTCCTTCAAGGTTCACCCATGAAAGCTTCCTGAGGGGAGGAACCATCGCTGCCCTCCACCCTGATCCACAAACCTCCACCAGGACCTGCCTCTTACTTACCCCCTCGTTATTCGACCAACCCCTTACTTgtgtctcattttttttttagaatgtattaaaagttattttttatctatttttgttAAGTTGACCACGTGGGGTCTGAGAGGTGAAGAATATAAAACGTACTGTATTTATAGAAGAGATAGCTTAAGCTTGTTGCACACATGCTAGTGCGCGTGTCTGAGAGTCTCTGAAGTCTATGTTCAAGGCGCGTTTCTGTTCGCGAGTGAAACAAGAGTACTTAACTGGCTTCAGGAAAACTTAAAGTGGAGGATCCATTTAATTCCAAAGTGTGTTCTCTGCTGAGCGGGTGAATGCGAGAGACGATACAGAACGTACACACCACATGTCCGTTTGGTCCAATGTTCTGACCGAGAAGTGGCTATCAGAAAACGTCTCTCTGAATGTGTGACGGTCGCTGCTAATGCATGGCTGTACTCAATGCGAATATGTTTTACTTGGATCTTCTCCCCTTGCCTCAGAAAGCATCagttcattgtgttttttttaggcgTGTACAAAGTGTtgtatcttttctttttatttaatacatttgttgttcgtttttttttgaacatgcaaACTGCCTGCACACTGTCTGGTGATTTCTGGGGGAGTCGATGACGCCATTTTTCAGCAACACTACATTTGCACGTGTTCTGGAGCGGGGAAAAAACCAAGTAACGCAAAATCTGCTCAAACGTGCAACGCCACATCATGTAAAGGCTACATGTTATCTTAGTCACGCCGCAGTGTTTGCCCACTTTTCACTTTCTATGACtttgattttgttattttttatttttatgaaactTTGATGTCGGCATAGCACTGAatttgaaacttgtttttttttgttatcaaatttgttgaaaaacatgtttctttgacTGGCAACACTGCCACATGTAAATAactctataaatatatataaatatctgATGGACatagaatatatatatagtatgaataaatacaaattaagcATACTCattgtggtttgtgtttttattattatctgtaaactatgAATCAATCAGAtcatgaccatagactgtaaatattgatcATGACACATGGATGAGTGATGCAGTGATTATTTTCTACCACTAGGTGGAACTATTTACAACAGTTTGATATGAAGCTCTGCTGTTTGTCCTGCaagttgttgaacatcagaggaAAGGCCAGTGATCCCAAGAGCAAAtatacttttttctttaatgcatTTCAATTCAACTTGAAGTTCAAATTAGATCGATAGATGggggcggctgtgactcagttggtagagttggtcatctcaAGCGGTGGGTGAGGGTTtaatccccaactcctgcagcttcatgtccgatgtttccttgggtcaaaacacttaaccccaagttgctccctctgcttcactggcggagtatgaatgtgtacgaatgggattagttctgatggtcactgtacacagcagcctctaccatcaatgtgtgaatgtgtaggtgtgacctgcggtgtaaaaagagCTCTGagtagaaaagcgctatataagctcaagtccattgagCATTTGTCATAGCTAGACAGCCTTTTTTCTaccaaatggtaaatggacttgagcttgtatagttcttttctagtattctgactactcaaaggaTACATCGGACACgtggctgcaggatctggggatcaaacccccgacctttgTTGAGAGACGACTAACTCTAGTTGCCCCTTCGAAATCTGAATATTCACAGACTCAGATTTGTTCCACTGCGACAAATAACATAACAGGACAACATGTGAACTGGACCAAGTGAACTGGAACCTCTCCAGGAcctgaaccggtgaccctccgatGCCCCACCCAAGTCCCTTCAAACTGAACTGAGGAGGCTTTGCAGAGCTCACATATTATCTCTCCATCTACATCTCTCCTCCCCATgacttcaatgtttttaaagaacagATTGTCTCTGTATTCAAAGCGCTCTCCACATGTAAATCTTTGAACGAGTTCTGTGTCCAATGATCCATGAGGAGGCTGCGCAATGACTTTCTTTAGTCAACTCTTcaaaacatccatccattatctataccacttttccTGTTCTGACACACAGCTTTATGTTTTAcagattttcagttttttaaaccTCATATTTATCAGTACGGTCAGTGTCAAT is drawn from Labrus bergylta chromosome 8, fLabBer1.1, whole genome shotgun sequence and contains these coding sequences:
- the nr1d2a gene encoding nuclear receptor subfamily 1 group D member 2a isoform X2 — translated: MSTSSSSSSSYLSTSPTPPRPSLPSRAVGMVVDICPPFKNGQRGHGVEKAGRSSTSAKSSITKINGMVLLCKVCGDVASGFHYGVHACEGCKGFFRRSIQQNIQYKKCLKMENCTIMRINRNRCQQCRFKKCLAVGMSRDAVRFGRIPKREKQRMLLEMQNAMNNMMSNNSQLHSMLHGHQSPSLPMEAMTSDSSSSSSSSSCSASDSPSSSSPSSPQCPQDSESVVSMDTNSSSASSCGSDSGEDESVVTVNRRHHNAFAYKQERSLRQDQASPSPVALETGCESRMEEQQESWNSWNNSAAGRGFQHCSYSNSQHVTNSVYREESEVYQQQPQQQLNSTPSCEPSEDSQFNTQTASSGYNGPTHCVNNRAHLVCPMNTSPYVDPTKPSQEIWEEFSMSFTPAVREVVDFAKRIPGFRDLSEHDQVSLLKAGTFEVLMVRFASLFNMVERTVTFLSGKRYNLNTLRSLGAGELLNSMCEFSEKLAGLRLDSDEMSLFTAVVLVSADRSGIQDLNSVEALQDKLIRGLRNLVMQNHGEESATTFTKLLLKLPELRSLNNMHSEELLSFKVHP
- the nr1d2a gene encoding nuclear receptor subfamily 1 group D member 2a isoform X1, with protein sequence MPEDAGTAKPGGVIAYISSGSASSPESCMSTSSSSSSSYLSTSPTPPRPSLPSRAVGMVVDICPPFKNGQRGHGVEKAGRSSTSAKSSITKINGMVLLCKVCGDVASGFHYGVHACEGCKGFFRRSIQQNIQYKKCLKMENCTIMRINRNRCQQCRFKKCLAVGMSRDAVRFGRIPKREKQRMLLEMQNAMNNMMSNNSQLHSMLHGHQSPSLPMEAMTSDSSSSSSSSSCSASDSPSSSSPSSPQCPQDSESVVSMDTNSSSASSCGSDSGEDESVVTVNRRHHNAFAYKQERSLRQDQASPSPVALETGCESRMEEQQESWNSWNNSAAGRGFQHCSYSNSQHVTNSVYREESEVYQQQPQQQLNSTPSCEPSEDSQFNTQTASSGYNGPTHCVNNRAHLVCPMNTSPYVDPTKPSQEIWEEFSMSFTPAVREVVDFAKRIPGFRDLSEHDQVSLLKAGTFEVLMVRFASLFNMVERTVTFLSGKRYNLNTLRSLGAGELLNSMCEFSEKLAGLRLDSDEMSLFTAVVLVSADRSGIQDLNSVEALQDKLIRGLRNLVMQNHGEESATTFTKLLLKLPELRSLNNMHSEELLSFKVHP